A region from the Phaenicophaeus curvirostris isolate KB17595 chromosome 3, BPBGC_Pcur_1.0, whole genome shotgun sequence genome encodes:
- the LOC138718691 gene encoding feather keratin-like, giving the protein MACNNLCRPCAPAPLANSCNEPCVRQCQDSSVVIQPSTVQVTLPGPILTSFPQSTTVGSSASAAVGSELSYQGVPVSNGAFGYGYGYGLGGLGCYGGRGLGWFGGRRGCYPC; this is encoded by the coding sequence ATGGCCTGCAACAACCTCTGCCGCCCCTGCGCACccgccccgctggccaacagctgcaacgagccctgcgtcaggcagtgccaggactcctccgTCGTCATCCAGCCTTCCACCGTGCAggtcaccctgccaggacccatcctcacctccttcccccagagcaccACCGTCGGGTCCTCCGCATCggctgccgtgggcagcgaactcagctaccagggagtgCCTGTCTCCAATGGGGCCTTCGGCTACGGCTACGGCTACGGCTTGGGAGGTCTGGGCTGCTATGGTGGCAGAGGTCTCGGCTGGTtcggtggcaggagaggctgctacCCTTGC